From Cheilinus undulatus linkage group 18, ASM1832078v1, whole genome shotgun sequence, the proteins below share one genomic window:
- the rnf144aa gene encoding probable E3 ubiquitin-protein ligase RNF144A-A isoform X3, whose protein sequence is MTTARYRPTWELAVDPLVSCKLCLGEFPLEQMTTITQCQCVFCTLCLKQYVELLIKEGLETAISCPDSACPKRGHLQENEIECMVATEMMQRYKKLQFEREVLLDPCRTWCPSSTCQAVCQLKEADSPALPQLVQCAVCALEFCSACKANWHPGQACQENNLPITSFLPGENSSFYKNEEDDAPIKRCPKCKVYIERDEGCAQMMCKNCKHAFCWYCLESLDDDFLLIHYDKGPCRNKLGHSRASVIWHRTQVVGIFAGFGLLLLVASPFLLLATPIVLCCKCKCSKGDDDPLPT, encoded by the exons ATGACCACGGCACGGTACCGTCCCACCTGGGAGCTGGCCGTGGATCCCCTGGTCTCGTGTAAGCTGTGCCTTGGAGAGTTCCCACTGGAGCAGATGACCACCATCACACAGTGCCAATGTGTCTTCTGTACACTG tGCCTGAAGCAGTATGTGGAACTCCTGATCAAAGAAGGCCTTGAAACTGCAATTAGCTGTCCAGACTCTGCCTGTCCCAAGAGAGGACACCTGCAGGAAAATGAG ATTGAGTGCATGGTGGCCACGGAGATGATGCAGAGATAcaagaagcttcagtttgaaaGAG AGGTGCTTCTGGACCCATGCCGGACATGGTGCCCTTCTTCAACCTGCCAGGCCGTGTGCCAACTGAAGGAGGCGGATTCTCCAGCGCTGCCCCAGCTGGTCCAGTGCGCCGTCTGTGCCCTCGAGTTCTGCTCAGCCTGCAAGGCGAACTGGCACCCCGGGCAGGCCTGCCAGGAGAATAACCTGCCCATCACCTCCTTCCTACCAGGAGAAAACAG CTCTTTCTATAAGAACGAAGAGGACGACGCACCGATCAAGCGCTGTCCAAAATGTAAAGTTTATATTGAGAGGGACGAGGGCTGCGCACAAATGATGTGCAAGAACTGCAAACATGCCTTCTGCTGGTACTGTCTGGAGTCCCTGGAT GACGACTTTCTGCTGATCCACTACGACAAAGGGCCCTGTCGAAACAAACTAGGCCACTCCAGGGCGTCTGTTATCTGGCACAGAACACAG GTTGTTGGGATCTTTGCCGGCTTCGGCTTGCTCCTGCTGGTTGCCTCCCCCTTCCTCCTACTGGCCACTCCCATCGTTCTCTGCTGCAAGTGCAAATGCAGCAAAGGAGACGACGACCCGCTGCCAACCTAA
- the rnf144aa gene encoding probable E3 ubiquitin-protein ligase RNF144A-A isoform X2, whose amino-acid sequence MPAFSISYSNKNKQNSVAVKMTTARYRPTWELAVDPLVSCKLCLGEFPLEQMTTITQCQCVFCTLCLKQYVELLIKEGLETAISCPDSACPKRGHLQENEIECMVATEMMQRYKKLQFEREVLLDPCRTWCPSSTCQAVCQLKEADSPALPQLVQCAVCALEFCSACKANWHPGQACQENNLPITSFLPGENSSFYKNEEDDAPIKRCPKCKVYIERDEGCAQMMCKNCKHAFCWYCLESLDDDFLLIHYDKGPCRNKLGHSRASVIWHRTQVVGIFAGFGLLLLVASPFLLLATPIVLCCKCKCSKGDDDPLPT is encoded by the exons ATGCCAGCATTTTCGATTTCTTAtagtaacaaaaacaaacaaaa CTCTGTGGCGGTGAAGATGACCACGGCACGGTACCGTCCCACCTGGGAGCTGGCCGTGGATCCCCTGGTCTCGTGTAAGCTGTGCCTTGGAGAGTTCCCACTGGAGCAGATGACCACCATCACACAGTGCCAATGTGTCTTCTGTACACTG tGCCTGAAGCAGTATGTGGAACTCCTGATCAAAGAAGGCCTTGAAACTGCAATTAGCTGTCCAGACTCTGCCTGTCCCAAGAGAGGACACCTGCAGGAAAATGAG ATTGAGTGCATGGTGGCCACGGAGATGATGCAGAGATAcaagaagcttcagtttgaaaGAG AGGTGCTTCTGGACCCATGCCGGACATGGTGCCCTTCTTCAACCTGCCAGGCCGTGTGCCAACTGAAGGAGGCGGATTCTCCAGCGCTGCCCCAGCTGGTCCAGTGCGCCGTCTGTGCCCTCGAGTTCTGCTCAGCCTGCAAGGCGAACTGGCACCCCGGGCAGGCCTGCCAGGAGAATAACCTGCCCATCACCTCCTTCCTACCAGGAGAAAACAG CTCTTTCTATAAGAACGAAGAGGACGACGCACCGATCAAGCGCTGTCCAAAATGTAAAGTTTATATTGAGAGGGACGAGGGCTGCGCACAAATGATGTGCAAGAACTGCAAACATGCCTTCTGCTGGTACTGTCTGGAGTCCCTGGAT GACGACTTTCTGCTGATCCACTACGACAAAGGGCCCTGTCGAAACAAACTAGGCCACTCCAGGGCGTCTGTTATCTGGCACAGAACACAG GTTGTTGGGATCTTTGCCGGCTTCGGCTTGCTCCTGCTGGTTGCCTCCCCCTTCCTCCTACTGGCCACTCCCATCGTTCTCTGCTGCAAGTGCAAATGCAGCAAAGGAGACGACGACCCGCTGCCAACCTAA
- the rnf144aa gene encoding probable E3 ubiquitin-protein ligase RNF144A-A isoform X1 — protein MASLQCEAADFPPSTTAGTAESSVAVKMTTARYRPTWELAVDPLVSCKLCLGEFPLEQMTTITQCQCVFCTLCLKQYVELLIKEGLETAISCPDSACPKRGHLQENEIECMVATEMMQRYKKLQFEREVLLDPCRTWCPSSTCQAVCQLKEADSPALPQLVQCAVCALEFCSACKANWHPGQACQENNLPITSFLPGENSSFYKNEEDDAPIKRCPKCKVYIERDEGCAQMMCKNCKHAFCWYCLESLDDDFLLIHYDKGPCRNKLGHSRASVIWHRTQVVGIFAGFGLLLLVASPFLLLATPIVLCCKCKCSKGDDDPLPT, from the exons CTCTGTGGCGGTGAAGATGACCACGGCACGGTACCGTCCCACCTGGGAGCTGGCCGTGGATCCCCTGGTCTCGTGTAAGCTGTGCCTTGGAGAGTTCCCACTGGAGCAGATGACCACCATCACACAGTGCCAATGTGTCTTCTGTACACTG tGCCTGAAGCAGTATGTGGAACTCCTGATCAAAGAAGGCCTTGAAACTGCAATTAGCTGTCCAGACTCTGCCTGTCCCAAGAGAGGACACCTGCAGGAAAATGAG ATTGAGTGCATGGTGGCCACGGAGATGATGCAGAGATAcaagaagcttcagtttgaaaGAG AGGTGCTTCTGGACCCATGCCGGACATGGTGCCCTTCTTCAACCTGCCAGGCCGTGTGCCAACTGAAGGAGGCGGATTCTCCAGCGCTGCCCCAGCTGGTCCAGTGCGCCGTCTGTGCCCTCGAGTTCTGCTCAGCCTGCAAGGCGAACTGGCACCCCGGGCAGGCCTGCCAGGAGAATAACCTGCCCATCACCTCCTTCCTACCAGGAGAAAACAG CTCTTTCTATAAGAACGAAGAGGACGACGCACCGATCAAGCGCTGTCCAAAATGTAAAGTTTATATTGAGAGGGACGAGGGCTGCGCACAAATGATGTGCAAGAACTGCAAACATGCCTTCTGCTGGTACTGTCTGGAGTCCCTGGAT GACGACTTTCTGCTGATCCACTACGACAAAGGGCCCTGTCGAAACAAACTAGGCCACTCCAGGGCGTCTGTTATCTGGCACAGAACACAG GTTGTTGGGATCTTTGCCGGCTTCGGCTTGCTCCTGCTGGTTGCCTCCCCCTTCCTCCTACTGGCCACTCCCATCGTTCTCTGCTGCAAGTGCAAATGCAGCAAAGGAGACGACGACCCGCTGCCAACCTAA